Within Halostella limicola, the genomic segment CGACTCGACCATCAACGCGGAGATGGACCTCCACCGGGAGTACGCCGCGGGGTTCGACATCTCCGAGGCCGAACTGGAGGCGACGGAGCCGTCGCCGACCACGCGGGCGTACACGGACTTCCTCGTTCGCACGGCGGCCGAGGGAACGTTCGGCGACCTCGTCGCCGCGCTCCTGCCGTGCATGTGGGGGTTCAACGTCACCGGGAAGCGCCTGGCCGAGCGGGGGACCCCCGACCACCAGCGGTACGCCGAGTGGATCGAGATGTACTCCGGCGACGAGTTCACCGAGCTCACGGCGTGGTGCAAGGACCTGATGGACGACGTTGCTGCGGGGGCGTCCGAGCGCGACCGAGAGCGCTACCGCGACCTGTTCCGGACGTCGGCGCGGTACGAGTACCGGTTCTGGGACGCCGCGTGGCGGCAGGAGGGGTGGTCGGTGTGAGCGCCGACGCGGCGACCGAACCGGTGCCCGCGTCGTTCGACGAGTACGCGGCCGACCGCGAGGACCCCCGCTTCACCGACTGGCTCCGCGAGCGAACCGAGCCGGCGTGGACCGGAGCGACAGAGCACCGCTTCGCACGCGAACTGGTCCGCGACGACCTTGCTGACGACGCCTTCCGACGGTATCTCGTGCAGGACTACGCCTTCGTGGAGACGCTCGTCGGCGTCTTCGGCCACGCCGTCGGAGAGGCCCCGGAGATGGCGGCGAAGTCCCGCCTCGTCGACTTCCTCGGCACGCTCACCGCCGACGAGAACGACTACTTCGAGCGGTCGTTCGACGCGCTCGGCGTCCCGGAAGCGGACCGCACGGACCCCGACCTGACGGAGACGACCCGAGCGTTCGAGGACCTGCTCGGCCGGGCGGCGCGGGAGGGCGGCTACGCCGAGACCCTCGCCGTGCTCGTACCGGCGGAGTGGGCGTACCTGGAGTGGGCGAGCGACGCCGACGGCAGGCCCGACCGGTTCTACCTCGCGGAGTGGGTCGACCTCCACGCTGGCCCGGGGTTCGAGTCGGTCGTCGACCTCCTGCGCCGCGAGCTCGACCGCGAGGGCGCGGTGGCCTCACCCCGGCGAAGGCGGCGGATCGAACGGCTCTTCCGACGGACCGTCGACCTGGAGGTCGCCTTCTTCGACGCCGCGTACGACCCCGACGGTGTCCGCGAACCGGCCGTCACCGGCGACGGACCGGGCGCCCCTGGGCAGGGTGGTCGGTGATGGTCTCGACCGCGGTCGCGCTCGGCCTGACGGTGGTCACGCTCGTCGCCTTCACCGCGCTCGGCGTCTGGCACTCCCGCGGTTGCGTGGGGACCGTCGAGGACCTCATCACCGCCCGGGACTCCGCCGGCGAGGGGCGCATGACCGCGACGCTCGTGGCGTCGGTGATGGGCGTCTGGATCCTCCTGAGCGCGCCGGAGGCGGGGGCGAGTTTCGGCATCGCCGCGGTCCTGGGCTACGCCGTCGGCGAGGCCGTCCCGATGCTCGCGT encodes:
- a CDS encoding TenA family protein, translating into MSADAATEPVPASFDEYAADREDPRFTDWLRERTEPAWTGATEHRFARELVRDDLADDAFRRYLVQDYAFVETLVGVFGHAVGEAPEMAAKSRLVDFLGTLTADENDYFERSFDALGVPEADRTDPDLTETTRAFEDLLGRAAREGGYAETLAVLVPAEWAYLEWASDADGRPDRFYLAEWVDLHAGPGFESVVDLLRRELDREGAVASPRRRRRIERLFRRTVDLEVAFFDAAYDPDGVREPAVTGDGPGAPGQGGR
- the tenA gene encoding thiaminase II — encoded protein: MSFTDDLREIGDPIWESILDHPMVRRLGEGTLDEEPFRYWVRQDYVYLIEYSRVFAHGAASAPDLERMGTFAELLDSTINAEMDLHREYAAGFDISEAELEATEPSPTTRAYTDFLVRTAAEGTFGDLVAALLPCMWGFNVTGKRLAERGTPDHQRYAEWIEMYSGDEFTELTAWCKDLMDDVAAGASERDRERYRDLFRTSARYEYRFWDAAWRQEGWSV